The Oxalobacteraceae bacterium OTU3CINTB1 genome includes a window with the following:
- a CDS encoding phage regulatory CII family protein: MTRKYLDMNQHDALYKVARSYPGGIDALAQAMGISVNVLRNKLAPTIASHYPSFEEVSAVVDLCHRAGVAEAHLPLHALLTRHGMAAFVVPLPESIGDDDLSQTVCKVMSQVGSVAEAVSTALMDGKVTAAEADLIEREFQGALSALGEWRARLRQKAARNPG; the protein is encoded by the coding sequence ATGACTCGCAAATACCTGGACATGAACCAACACGACGCGCTCTACAAGGTGGCGCGCAGCTATCCCGGCGGCATCGACGCGCTTGCGCAAGCGATGGGCATCTCGGTCAACGTGCTGCGCAACAAGCTGGCGCCGACGATCGCCTCGCACTATCCGTCGTTCGAGGAAGTGTCGGCGGTGGTCGACCTGTGCCACCGTGCCGGCGTGGCCGAGGCGCACCTGCCGCTGCACGCGCTGCTGACGCGCCACGGCATGGCCGCGTTCGTCGTCCCGCTGCCGGAAAGCATCGGCGACGACGACCTCTCGCAAACGGTGTGCAAGGTGATGAGTCAAGTGGGATCGGTGGCCGAAGCGGTCTCGACGGCGCTGATGGACGGCAAGGTCACGGCCGCCGAGGCCGACCTGATCGAGCGCGAATTCCAGGGCGCGCTATCGGCGCTGGGAGAATGGCGCGCCCGCCTGCGCCAAAAAGCCGCCCGCAACCCCGGCTAA
- a CDS encoding DUF808 domain-containing protein codes for MAGSSLFALIDDIATILDDVALMSKVAAKKTAGVLGDDLALNAQQVAGVRADRELPVVWAVALGSLKNKAILVPAALAISAFMPAAITPLLMVGGLYLCFEGFEKIAHSIMHKEEDAQHRQQLTAALNDPNADMVAIEKDKIKGAVRTDFILSAEIIVIALGTVAAEPFAKQAMVVVSIALVMTVGVYGIVAAIVKMDDAGLYLSQRANGAVRALGNVLLAAAPRLMKLLSVVGTAAMFMVGGGILVHGTPGTHDIVHHATEVAAAVPALGPVLGFITPSVIDAVAGVIAGALALVVVTLGGKLLRAVKKPA; via the coding sequence ATGGCCGGCTCCAGTCTGTTCGCGCTGATCGACGACATCGCCACCATCCTCGACGACGTCGCCCTGATGAGCAAGGTGGCGGCCAAGAAAACCGCCGGCGTGCTGGGCGACGATCTGGCGCTGAACGCGCAGCAAGTGGCCGGCGTGCGCGCCGACCGCGAACTGCCGGTGGTGTGGGCGGTGGCGCTCGGCTCGCTGAAAAACAAGGCGATCCTGGTGCCGGCCGCGCTGGCGATCAGCGCCTTCATGCCGGCCGCCATCACGCCGCTGCTGATGGTCGGCGGCCTCTACCTGTGTTTCGAAGGCTTCGAGAAGATTGCCCACAGCATCATGCACAAGGAAGAAGACGCGCAGCACAGGCAACAGCTGACCGCCGCGCTCAACGATCCGAACGCCGACATGGTGGCCATCGAAAAGGACAAGATCAAGGGCGCCGTGCGCACCGACTTCATCCTCTCGGCCGAGATCATCGTCATCGCGCTGGGCACGGTGGCGGCCGAGCCGTTCGCCAAGCAGGCGATGGTGGTGGTCAGCATCGCGCTGGTGATGACGGTGGGCGTGTACGGCATCGTCGCCGCCATCGTCAAGATGGACGACGCCGGCCTGTACCTGAGCCAGCGGGCCAACGGCGCCGTCCGCGCGCTGGGCAACGTGTTGCTGGCGGCCGCGCCACGGCTGATGAAGCTGTTGTCGGTGGTCGGCACGGCCGCCATGTTCATGGTCGGCGGCGGCATCCTGGTGCACGGCACGCCGGGCACGCACGACATCGTCCACCACGCCACCGAAGTGGCGGCGGCGGTCCCGGCTCTGGGACCGGTGCTGGGCTTCATCACGCCCAGCGTGATCGACGCCGTGGCCGGCGTCATCGCCGGCGCGCTGGCGCTGGTGGTGGTCACCCTCGGCGGCAAACTCTTGCGCGCGGTCAAGAAGCCGGCCTGA
- a CDS encoding LysE family transporter, translated as MSFATWMGFFIAACIIAVSPGSGAVLSMSHGLSYGVRRASSTIIGLQTGLLLVFFIAGAGVGSLLLASELAFNVVKTVGALYLIYLGLSQWRAKVTIGEQKTLAEVVVPSARKRFLTGFLTNATNPKGIIFMVAVLPQFINQHAPLLPQLLILAATMCCIDLVVMHSYAYLASSMQRFFRDASAVKKQNRVFGGLLMGVGAALFFVKRGGAST; from the coding sequence ATGAGTTTTGCCACCTGGATGGGTTTTTTCATTGCCGCCTGCATCATCGCCGTGTCGCCCGGCTCGGGCGCGGTGTTGTCGATGTCGCACGGTCTGTCGTACGGCGTGCGCCGTGCCAGCAGCACCATTATCGGCCTGCAGACCGGCCTGCTGCTGGTGTTTTTCATTGCCGGCGCCGGGGTCGGCTCCTTGTTGCTGGCGTCCGAACTGGCGTTCAATGTCGTCAAGACGGTGGGCGCGCTGTACCTGATCTACCTGGGCCTGAGCCAGTGGCGCGCCAAGGTGACCATCGGCGAACAGAAAACCCTGGCCGAAGTGGTCGTGCCGTCGGCGCGCAAGCGGTTTTTGACCGGCTTCCTGACCAACGCCACCAATCCCAAGGGCATCATCTTCATGGTGGCGGTGTTGCCGCAGTTTATCAACCAGCACGCGCCCCTGCTGCCGCAGTTGCTGATCCTGGCGGCCACCATGTGCTGCATCGATCTGGTGGTGATGCACAGCTACGCCTATCTGGCGTCGTCGATGCAGCGCTTTTTCCGCGACGCCAGCGCCGTCAAAAAGCAAAACCGGGTGTTCGGCGGCCTGTTGATGGGCGTGGGCGCGGCGCTGTTCTTCGTCAAGCGGGGCGGCGCCAGCACCTGA